In Fusobacteriaceae bacterium, one genomic interval encodes:
- a CDS encoding rod shape-determining protein, whose translation MNFPFMSNRSIGIDLGTANTLIYSKKHKKIILNEPSVVAIERETKKVLAVGNEAKEMIGKTPGSIVAVKPLSEGVIADYDITEAMIKHFITKVFGKYHFFLPEIMLCVPIDVTDVEKRAVLEAAINAGAKTAYLIEEGRAAALGAGLDISAPEGNMIIDIGGGSTDVAILSLGNTVVCRTIRTAGNNFDNDIVKYVKKTHNLAIGERMAEDIKIKIGSAIPLEEEEQMIIKGRDLIMGLPKPVTISSEEVREAMMESLMQIVECVKSVLEQAPPELASDIVDNGIVMTGGGSLVRNFPKMISTYTNLPVRLAEAPLESVVRGAGMALDLLDKLKKIDKAVR comes from the coding sequence ATGAATTTTCCGTTTATGTCAAACAGGAGCATCGGGATCGACCTGGGGACAGCCAACACACTGATTTACAGCAAAAAACACAAAAAGATCATCCTGAACGAACCCTCGGTGGTGGCCATCGAGCGGGAGACGAAAAAGGTGCTCGCCGTGGGAAACGAAGCGAAAGAGATGATCGGCAAGACCCCGGGATCCATTGTGGCGGTGAAACCCCTGAGCGAAGGCGTGATCGCCGATTACGACATTACCGAAGCCATGATCAAGCATTTCATCACGAAAGTTTTCGGAAAATATCATTTCTTCCTGCCTGAAATCATGCTTTGCGTGCCCATCGACGTGACGGACGTGGAAAAACGCGCGGTTCTGGAAGCGGCCATAAACGCGGGCGCCAAGACGGCCTATCTGATCGAGGAAGGCCGGGCGGCGGCTCTGGGCGCGGGCCTCGATATCTCGGCGCCCGAAGGAAATATGATCATCGATATCGGCGGCGGTTCCACAGACGTCGCGATCCTTTCGCTGGGCAATACCGTCGTCTGCAGGACCATCCGGACCGCGGGCAACAATTTTGACAACGACATCGTCAAATATGTGAAAAAGACCCATAATCTGGCTATCGGCGAGCGCATGGCCGAAGACATCAAGATCAAAATCGGATCGGCCATTCCCCTCGAAGAGGAAGAGCAGATGATCATCAAAGGACGGGATTTGATTATGGGCCTTCCGAAACCGGTTACGATCAGCTCCGAAGAGGTGCGGGAAGCCATGATGGAATCCCTGATGCAGATCGTGGAATGCGTCAAATCCGTACTGGAGCAGGCGCCCCCCGAGCTCGCCTCGGATATCGTCGACAACGGCATCGTCATGACCGGCGGCGGCTCTCTCGTGCGCAATTTCCCCAAGATGATATCGACCTACACCAACCTTCCGGTACGACTGGCCGAAGCTCCTCTGGAAAGCGTTGTGCGCGGCGCGGGGATGGCCCTTGATCTGCTGGACAAACTGAAAAAAATCGACAAGGCAGTACGCTGA
- a CDS encoding Mini-ribonuclease 3-like protein — translation MDDLAKLLAGNEISGISLAYVGDAVWELFVRKYYVARSLNVRTLNRKVKALVNAKKQSALYRRMLPELAPQWREYGRKGKNANIKTYPRSCTQLEYREATAFEAVIASLYINGKTAMIGEIVKKFAEEETQ, via the coding sequence ATGGACGATTTAGCGAAACTTCTCGCCGGCAATGAAATCAGCGGGATTTCCCTTGCCTATGTGGGCGACGCCGTCTGGGAATTATTTGTCAGAAAATATTACGTCGCGAGGAGTCTAAATGTAAGGACCCTGAACCGAAAGGTCAAGGCCCTGGTCAACGCGAAAAAGCAAAGCGCGCTCTACCGCCGGATGCTCCCTGAGCTGGCGCCCCAATGGCGGGAGTACGGAAGAAAAGGAAAAAACGCCAATATCAAGACATATCCCCGTTCCTGCACACAGCTGGAATATCGGGAAGCCACGGCATTCGAGGCCGTGATCGCAAGTCTGTATATCAATGGAAAAACCGCGATGATCGGGGAGATCGTCAAAAAATTCGCAGAGGAGGAAACGCAATGA
- a CDS encoding radical SAM protein, with amino-acid sequence MYRHLFGPVPSRRLGVSLGVDLVTAKTCNLDCVFCECGKTEKLTLTRGVFKDPAEVKKELKEALAAFRPNYVTFSGAGEPTLSLSLGGILRDLRQDDRVKTAVITNGLLFSDPAVREDLMAADLILTKINSVRKETFDRICRGAETDLTAFTDNLRAFCGAFPGEIYLETFIIEGLNDGDEEIADLTAFVKTLRITKWQLNTLARAGAEDWVAPASPGVMKRIREKIISLGYAAEKIEIIGEVRELAEKIAPDAELVKNMRDKREYGEDEFKKIFKTSD; translated from the coding sequence ATGTATCGGCATCTGTTCGGCCCCGTGCCCTCGAGGCGCCTGGGGGTATCACTGGGCGTGGATTTGGTCACGGCCAAGACCTGTAATCTCGACTGCGTTTTTTGCGAATGCGGAAAGACGGAGAAACTCACGTTGACGCGGGGGGTGTTCAAAGATCCCGCGGAAGTAAAAAAAGAACTGAAGGAGGCGCTGGCGGCCTTCCGGCCCAATTACGTCACATTTTCCGGCGCGGGGGAACCGACGCTGTCCCTGAGCCTCGGCGGGATCCTGCGGGATCTCAGGCAAGACGACCGCGTCAAGACCGCGGTCATCACAAACGGACTCCTCTTTTCGGATCCGGCAGTCCGGGAGGACCTTATGGCGGCGGATCTCATCCTTACGAAAATCAACAGCGTTCGCAAAGAGACCTTTGACCGGATCTGTCGCGGCGCGGAAACGGATCTGACGGCTTTTACGGATAATTTACGGGCCTTTTGCGGGGCTTTTCCGGGGGAAATTTACCTCGAAACCTTTATCATCGAAGGGCTGAACGACGGCGATGAAGAAATCGCGGATCTGACGGCCTTTGTGAAGACGCTCCGGATCACGAAATGGCAGCTCAACACGCTGGCCCGGGCGGGGGCCGAGGACTGGGTCGCGCCCGCAAGCCCAGGCGTCATGAAGCGCATTCGGGAAAAAATCATTTCCCTCGGCTATGCGGCCGAAAAGATAGAAATCATCGGGGAAGTCAGGGAGCTTGCGGAAAAAATCGCGCCCGACGCCGAGCTGGTGAAAAATATGCGGGACAAGCGGGAATACGGGGAGGACGAATTCAAAAAAATTTTCAAGACCTCCGACTGA
- the cysS gene encoding cysteine--tRNA ligase, with product MIKIHNTLTGNLDEFVPVKAGEVSMYVCGPTVYNYIHVGNARPAIFFDTVRRWFEYSGYKVNYVQNFTDVDDKMIKRANEEHTSLKEVADKYIAAYFEDTAKLNLKEEGMIRPKATENIPEMIEIVEELVKKGHAYAVDGDVYFRVKSYGDYGALSKKNTEDLLNGVRIDVNEQKEDPLDFALWKKAKEGEPCWDSPWGKGRPGWHIECSAMSGRYLGKTFDIHGGGEDLIFPHHENEIAQSRCSVGGEFARYWMHNRYINIDGEKMSKSLGNFKLLRDILKHYDGNVLRLFILSSHYRKIVDFSDKELDQTKIALERIENALTTAYDKIGSGPAPEGGDLAELRKDLETYEEKFKEAMDEDFNTAQGLGVIFELIRSLNRATSTEKINAAGLEVLADTAAYLKKILEEVLGVRLKLEKHASGDLTADLVELLLEVRQDARARKDWGASDKIRDGLEKLGVKIKDGKDKTTWTI from the coding sequence ATGATAAAGATACACAATACCCTGACCGGAAATCTGGATGAATTCGTGCCGGTAAAGGCCGGCGAAGTCTCCATGTATGTCTGCGGGCCCACGGTCTACAACTATATTCACGTGGGAAATGCGCGTCCGGCCATATTCTTTGATACGGTGCGGCGCTGGTTTGAATACAGTGGATACAAGGTCAACTATGTCCAGAATTTTACCGACGTGGACGACAAGATGATCAAGCGGGCCAACGAAGAACACACGAGTCTCAAAGAAGTGGCCGACAAATACATTGCCGCCTATTTTGAAGACACCGCGAAGCTCAATCTCAAGGAAGAGGGCATGATCCGGCCCAAGGCCACCGAGAATATTCCCGAGATGATCGAAATCGTCGAAGAGCTCGTCAAAAAAGGCCATGCCTACGCCGTTGACGGCGACGTCTATTTCCGCGTCAAGAGTTACGGCGACTACGGCGCCTTATCGAAGAAAAACACGGAAGATCTCCTGAACGGCGTCAGAATTGACGTCAACGAGCAAAAAGAGGACCCGCTGGATTTCGCGCTCTGGAAGAAGGCCAAGGAAGGGGAACCCTGCTGGGATTCGCCCTGGGGAAAGGGGCGTCCGGGCTGGCACATCGAATGCTCGGCCATGTCGGGCCGCTATCTCGGCAAGACCTTTGACATCCACGGCGGCGGCGAGGATCTGATCTTCCCCCATCATGAGAATGAAATCGCCCAGTCCAGATGCTCTGTGGGCGGGGAATTCGCGCGCTATTGGATGCACAACCGCTACATCAACATCGACGGGGAAAAAATGTCCAAGTCCCTCGGGAATTTCAAGCTGCTGCGGGATATCCTGAAACATTACGACGGCAATGTCTTGCGGCTGTTCATCCTCAGTTCCCACTACCGGAAGATCGTGGATTTTTCCGACAAAGAGCTGGATCAGACGAAAATCGCCCTCGAGCGTATCGAAAACGCCCTGACGACGGCTTACGACAAGATCGGCTCGGGGCCGGCCCCCGAAGGCGGAGACCTGGCGGAGTTGCGGAAAGACCTCGAGACATACGAAGAAAAATTCAAAGAGGCCATGGACGAGGATTTCAATACGGCCCAGGGTCTGGGCGTCATCTTTGAACTGATCCGCTCCCTCAACCGCGCCACAAGCACGGAGAAAATAAACGCCGCGGGTCTGGAAGTCCTTGCGGATACCGCCGCTTACCTCAAAAAAATCCTGGAAGAGGTCCTGGGCGTCCGGTTGAAGCTGGAAAAACACGCTTCGGGCGATCTGACGGCGGACCTTGTGGAGCTTTTGCTCGAAGTGCGGCAGGACGCCAGAGCAAGAAAAGACTGGGGCGCTTCGGACAAAATCCGTGACGGCCTCGAAAAATTGGGCGTCAAAATCAAAGACGGCAAGGACAAGACCACATGGACGATTTAG
- a CDS encoding ATPase gives MINDAIASESLRNILKNELKSGRTFGTWLFYGKDRDQAFKSALVLAKGLCCDTMKGDFCDECPTCRKINHGVYSDLEVVEDPTGIKVDAVREMIQKSSVTSFEGKNKIFILKDVGNINKYAANALLKLIEEPYPHCFYILLSDTLNILPTIKSRCAIVRIPELSAEELDVPEPIYRFFLGASADIAAWKQSEINLAQDIPYDKIGVYLRKYAEENDFFSKVCIYKAIRSFLDNRPYLTLKDKLQFTEDIAKNSNNRELLKELIRYAVYAQSYAEGLEARLEVKAMLRFPVNMKLALMQIFTN, from the coding sequence ATGATCAATGACGCCATCGCAAGCGAAAGCCTGCGGAATATTTTGAAAAACGAGCTCAAATCAGGGAGAACCTTCGGAACGTGGCTCTTTTACGGAAAGGACAGGGATCAGGCCTTCAAGAGCGCGCTGGTCCTGGCAAAGGGCCTTTGCTGTGACACGATGAAAGGCGATTTTTGTGACGAATGTCCCACGTGCCGCAAGATCAACCACGGGGTCTACAGCGACCTCGAGGTGGTCGAGGATCCGACGGGAATCAAGGTTGACGCCGTCCGGGAAATGATACAGAAGTCTTCGGTGACCTCCTTTGAGGGGAAAAACAAGATTTTCATCCTGAAGGACGTCGGAAATATCAATAAATACGCGGCAAACGCGCTGCTGAAACTGATCGAGGAACCCTATCCCCATTGTTTTTATATTCTTTTGAGCGATACGCTCAATATCCTGCCGACGATCAAGTCCCGCTGCGCCATTGTCCGGATTCCGGAGTTGTCGGCGGAGGAACTGGACGTCCCCGAACCCATATACCGGTTTTTCCTGGGCGCCAGCGCCGATATCGCGGCCTGGAAGCAATCGGAAATCAATCTCGCCCAGGACATCCCCTACGACAAGATCGGCGTGTATCTGCGAAAATACGCCGAAGAGAACGATTTTTTCAGCAAAGTCTGTATCTATAAGGCCATCCGGAGTTTTTTGGACAACCGTCCCTACCTGACGCTGAAGGACAAGCTTCAATTTACGGAAGATATCGCGAAAAACAGCAACAACCGCGAACTTCTGAAAGAGCTGATCCGCTACGCCGTCTATGCCCAGAGCTATGCCGAGGGACTTGAAGCCCGGCTGGAGGTCAAAGCCATGTTGCGTTTTCCGGTCAATATGAAGCTGGCCCTCATGCAGATTTTTACAAACTGA